One window of Triticum dicoccoides isolate Atlit2015 ecotype Zavitan chromosome 5A, WEW_v2.0, whole genome shotgun sequence genomic DNA carries:
- the LOC119299633 gene encoding glycine-rich cell wall structural protein 1.8-like, whose product MDPDGDGSFHRKEAISAVQDVDQYYGDDDDYDDLYNDHQLPPQQAPPPPPQQQQVLPTPSLPLPPPPPPMGHPEKVHIPGVASGPAPIQDRPNPSHLPPPPQPPVAAAPPPPPHHQIQAGGDGFHRQGGGNFGGGPIVVGNGGGGDGPGATTLFVGDLHWWTTDADLEAELVKYGHVKEVRFFDEKASGKSKGYCQVDFFDPGAAAACKEGMNGHPFNGRPCVVAFASPNTVRRMGEAQMKNNQPMGQQNSGMQKSGGRGGGGPPGGPPGPQVGGNYGGRGGGGAGGGGGGGGGGAGGGNWGRGPGGGGMGGRGPGGNMRNRMGPVGGRGIMGNGGMVAPPPPMMHPGGMMGQGFDPTGYGAAMGRMGGGFGGFPGGPGGAPFPGLMQPFPPVVAPHVNPAFFGRGGGMGAGGVGMWPDPSMGGGWGGEEQSSYGDDAASDQHYGEGGSHGKERPPEREWSGAPERRREREKDLPPPPELPERRHRDERDMGRERERERDRGGDRERERDRGDRERERDRGDRDRHRDDRDRHGDYHRHRERDSDRTEDWDRGRSSGRRSRSREVDHSKRRRMSHE is encoded by the exons atggatcccGACGGGGACGGCTCCTTCCACCGGAAGGAGGCCATCTCCGCCGTGCAGGACGTCGACCAGTActacggcgacgacgacgactacgACGACCTCTACAACGAC CACCAGCTCCCCCCGCAGCaggcgcccccgccgccgccgcagcagcagcaggttctgcccaccccttcgctcccgctgcccccgccgccgcccccgatGGGCCACCCGGAGAAGGTCCACATCCCGGGAGTCGCGTCCGGCCCTGCCCCCATCCAAGACCGCCCCAACCCGTCCCATCTCCCGCCGCCGCCTCAGCCTCCcgtcgccgcggcgccgccgccgcctccccaccACCAGATCCAGGCGGGAGGAGACGGGTTCCACCGGCAGGGAGGGGGCAACTTCGGGGGAGGACCGATAGTTGTTGGCAACGGCGGGGGTGGCGACGGCCCTGGCGCTACCACGCTCTTCGTTGGGGACCTCCACTGGTGGACGACGGACGCGGATCTGGAGGCGGAGCTCGTCAAGTACGGCCATGTCAAGGAAGTCAGGTTCTTTGATGAGAAGGCCAGCGGGAAATCCAAGGGATATTGCCAGGTCGATTTCTTTGACCCTGGCGCTGCTGCTGCCTGCAAGGAGGGCATGAACGGCCACCCGTTCAATGGCCGTCCCTGTGTCGTGGCCTTTGCTTCGCCTAACACTGTACGCCGCATGGGTGAAGCTCAGATGAAGAACAACCAACCGATGGGTCAGCAGAATTCAGGTATGCAGAAGAGTGGTGGCAGAGGTGGTGGTGGTCCACCTGGAGGCCCGCCTGGGCCTCAGGTTGGAGGAAACTATGGTGGCCGGGGAGgcggaggagctggtggtggtggcggtggtggaggaggcggggcAGGTGGTGGGAATTGGGGCAGAGGTCCAGGTGGTGGTGGGATGGGGGGTAGAGGTCCTGGTGGGAATATGAGGAATCGGATGGGTCCGGTGGGTGGCCGAGGGATCATGGGGAACGGAGGGATGGTGGCTCCACCGCCACCAATGATGCATCCCGGAGGGATGATGGGGCAGGGATTTGATCCCACTGGCTATGGTGCAGCCATGGGAAGGATGGGTGGAGGGTTTGGAGGGTTCCCTGGTGGACCTGGTGGTGCACCATTCCCAGGCTTGATGCAGCCATTCCCACCTGTGGTTGCTCCTCATGTGAACCCAGCATTCTTTGGGAGAGGAGGTGGTATGGGTGCCGGGGGTGTTGGAATGTGGCCAGACCCAAGCATGGGTGGTGGTTGGGGAGGCGAGGAACAATCAAGCTATGGTGATGATGCAGCATCTGATCAGCACTATGGAGAAGGTGGAAGCCATGGTAAAGAGAGGCCACCAGAGCGGGAATGGTCAGGTGCACCAGAAAGGAGGCGGGAGAGGGAAAAAGATTTGCCCCCACCACCAGAATTGCCAGAGAGAAGGCACCGTGATGAACGGGATATGGGTcgtgagagggaaagagagagggacagAGGAGGAGATAGGGAAAGGGAGAGGGACAGAGGAGATAGGGAAAGGGAGAGGGATAGAGGAGATAGGGACAGACACCGGGATGACAGAGATCGCCATGGTGATTATCACAGACACAGGGAGCGTGATTCTGATCGTACTGAAGACTGGGATAGAGGAAGATCATCTGGGAGAAGAAGCAGGTCAAGGGAGGTTGATCACTCAAAGCGGCGACGAATGTCGCACGAGTGA